The genomic segment TAGATCTGTAGTTTGCTACACACTTATTATGAAGGAATTCTTTGCcaagttaaatatttattcatgtgaCTACATAAAATGTGAACAGGATGTTAGTATTAATACAGTTGCTGAACCTGCAACACATGGGAGCTTACtaacactgtgggaaactgacaTCCCTGGCAGAGTTTTGCATCCTCTGGATTCTTTTTGGATAATGACTCACTTTTCCCCCCAAATTAACCTCTATTCTTGTTCTTTTCAACAGGTCTGGTTTCAAAACCGACGGGCACGGTATTTCAAGAGCAAGAAACCAAGCAGAGAGGTTTCCAAAGGCTCTTCAGAGTACCATCACGGTCCACAGTTCACCTACACTCATGCTCTCAGTCCATCACAGCCCCCGATGCCTCAGGATTTATCTCCGAGTCTACCTTCTCCACCTGGTTATTCTGCTCCAAGTCTACCTCAGTCCTCCCGGCTCTCAACACTCCTGGAGAGTCAGATTAGGTCTGAGCCCACTCATACATCCCCCTTTTCATCCTGCTGGAATGGACAAGATCGAGTTAACCAGGACTTTCACTACCAAACCCCAGACTTCACGAGTTACTGCCAGGATGTTTTTCCACTGAGTGAATGGGATTTCACAGAGGACTTTGAGGCTTTCATTGGGGATGCATGTGAAGCCCTGCAGCCTGTGGGAAGCCGCTGTGCTGCAGTGGACGATCTCTCGCCCGTCTACAGTCAGCTGGACCAGCAGCAGGTCTTGTCCAGCCCTGATGACCTGTCTGACCTGTGTCTCCAGGACCTGGGCGACTTCAACCTGTCTGATTTGGACATTTCTGCGACCATGATTGATTATATTTTGGGTTGAacattccaaaaaaaagaaaaagtttgcaATGTAAATAGGTTTAGCTATAATaagattttagatattttttattcataagGAAGGATGTTAATATATATACAGCAATTCAGAGATTTACATTTTGTAGTGTAG from the Solea solea chromosome 4, fSolSol10.1, whole genome shotgun sequence genome contains:
- the LOC131458764 gene encoding retinal homeobox protein Rx2-like, with the translated sequence MAFGLDFNVSEMDTVYSGHYWPSACLDLNNRDDYAQESNKVHHEAATHRKSSDTQRRRKRTTFSKVQVSELERAFAVTHYPDIRMKEALASLTGLPESKIQVWFQNRRARYFKSKKPSREVSKGSSEYHHGPQFTYTHALSPSQPPMPQDLSPSLPSPPGYSAPSLPQSSRLSTLLESQIRSEPTHTSPFSSCWNGQDRVNQDFHYQTPDFTSYCQDVFPLSEWDFTEDFEAFIGDACEALQPVGSRCAAVDDLSPVYSQLDQQQVLSSPDDLSDLCLQDLGDFNLSDLDISATMIDYILG